Below is a genomic region from Eupeodes corollae chromosome 1, idEupCoro1.1, whole genome shotgun sequence.
tGCGTGTGTTGTCTTCTAGGTCGACTTTCTTGAAATGGAAAACGAGAGGCTGAAAAACGAGCTGAACAAGCTCAAAAAGAAGGATGCCAACATTACGACTTCGACGACCGCAATGCCGACTACGAAGGCAACAGAAACATCAACCAACAACGATGACGCAGACAACAACGTTCAGAGAAATGAAGATCATCGACTTGGGCATCATGAAAGATCATCAACCTGTTCAATGGAGCGCGAGTGCCTTCCAGACGGTCTGCCTGATCTTGAAGCTATCGAACGGTCAGTCCTAACTCCCAGTGTGAGTATATCAATATCTTATTTCAATTCGAGAAGGATCACACCAAAATTGATCCTCATCATATCAACTTTCTTTGGTTGGTGGTTTTTGCAGTTAAACGAAACTGTGCAAGCTGAAAGCCATTTGCTTCGCAGGGAATTGCTGCGGTCTCGCTTACAGAATACCAGGCCACCACAAGCACAACGTTGTCGTGCCTCAGGGCTTCAGTCATCAGAGACACCAATAACGAAGGAGGAGAACTCTTCGGTggaataaaaatagttaactaTGTTCATATACTGCTACGCCTATAtacgccgccgccgcgccgaAGCCGTGGTACTCCTAGGTATCTAACAGAACTAGGTCTACCACTCTTTAACAACTTTTTGAGGTTATGTAATGTAAGCTTGTCTTGTTGGTGCTACTATcggtcggtcgtcgtcgtcgtgttgtaagtctttttatttctgtttgtttctttaactgggacaagtttttgattttcatttgatgtaataaattaaaaataaaatgtaaaatgtttcaatattcAGATTGgaataaaagactttttaagattaaaactgTCAAAGTGCCGATGACTTCTAAACCTATGCAGAGCTAGACaacttcatttatattttttcggcTAGAAGAGGGATATCGGTCAAGTAAAAGTAGTGCCATTATACGTGTTGAGAATCACGGCAACACTGGAGCTGTTGAAAAATAGATGGCgcatatttaaaacttaatttaaaaattattgtgaaTTTAAACTAAACATAAACTATTGTgaactaaaattaaagaaaaaattgcctttttgattttaatgagAAAGCGCGTGGACTGAATCCACTTAAaacctttattattaaaagttaagttaaatctAAAAACTCTGAATACTAAACgtaagaatttataataatttacatattatacatattatgccttataaatatatatttttcttaggaAATTTTAGCGCCAataaatttgcttaaaattcggaaaatattctttatttgcTTTGGATTTAACAATCTAAAATTTCGTTTACCGAATTTTCATCAATCTGGAATAAGCGTTAGAAACGCCACAAATTGTTGTAAGGACCAAAGGAGATTGGCCAACGGAGCACGTGATTAGCCCGTACCTACCCAATCGCTAAACCAGGTGAGTACCTTTTGAGTTTTCCCTTCCTTGTGCCTTCATAAAACCAGTACATATACCTAAATGCATCGTACCCCACcgccttcaaaaaaaataagcgATTTAGTCGCCGAAATAAGTGGAATGAATTTTCCAAGTGGTAGTCAGACACAACCTCAAAATTCGCCACCAGTTACACTACCGCCAGCTGTGCCCCCGCCAGCTGTGCCGCCACCAGTTGGGCCACTGCCAACTATGCCAACGCCAGCTGTGCCATCGACAGCAGTGTCACCGCCAGCAGTGCCCCTGTCAGCTGTGCCCCCGTCAGCTGTGCCACCGCCAATTGCACCACCACCGTTAGCATCAACAATCCTTCTATCCGAACAGATTCCCTTCGCAGGACAGGCTGCCGATCTACAAGAAACACTTCCATCAACCGTTACTGCTGGCCATCCTATGCCCCGTCAATCATCTGGAATGAATCCGATGACTTCAAAGGCGATGTCAACAGCATCCAAAGCCTCATCACGCAGGCGAGCATCCCTTCAACTCAAACGGTTAGAAGAAGAACGGCTGCTGCAAGAAAGGTACTTgtcgaaaaaatatcaaattcttgAGGACAACCTTTCTGAAGACGAGGACGATGTTGAAGATGACCTCAACGGCAACGACAACGCTGATGGCCCCCCTACATCCTCAAAAAATGTGGAAAACTGGTTGAAAATGCAAACCAAGCATGGAAATGTAACTTTTAATGCCGATCTACCTAATAATAGCACATTAAATAATAACTGGCTAGGCCTTAACGTCAATCAAAACCACGATAACACTTTATTGAACACAAATAATGTAGAAAGACAAACTTTTCCACAATCAACGAACAACAATAATCAGATTCCACAAGAAACCTTAAATGATTTCCAAGATAATCCCACGTTAACACGGCGACAATTGGCTGCAAGACATTCCACACCAAAAGATCTACCACGGTTTAATGGAGATCCTGAGGACTGGGCTTTATTCATCAGCTGCTTCGAGAGCAGCACCAGGATCTGCGGTTTCTCGTCAGAAGAAAATCTTGTACGCCTTCGGGCAAGCTTGAGAGGGAAAGCACTCGATGCAGTTCGCAGCCGGTTGTCACAACCCGGTCAAGTTGACAGAATTATAAGCACATTGCAAATGATGTTCGGCCGTCCTGAAATCATAATAAACACATTGCTTAGTAAACTCAAACAAGAACCGCTTCCTAAAGCAGATAAATTAGAATCCATCCTAAAATATTCACTTGAGGTTGAAAGTATTTGTGCCACAATGGAAGTTTCTGGTTGTTCATCGCATTTAAACAACCCTATATTGCTCCAGGAGTTGGTAGAGAGACTACCTCCAACTCTTCGCCTGAACTGGTCCATATATAAACAAACACTTTCAATAATTAACATTTCTCAATTTAGCTCTTGGTTATTTGAAGTTGGTCGAGCCGCAAACGATGTGATATTTTCAGGCATTTCATCTCCAGAGCAAAAATCACGACAAGAGCGATCACATCTAAATATTCACAACGAAGTAGTAACatccaaaaaatgtaaaatttgcgAAAAAAATTGCACTTCATTGGCTAAATGTCAGACGTTCCTCGACTACTCATTACAGCAACGATGGTCGattgtaaaagaaaaacatctgtGCCGAACTTGCCTTCGTCGTCATAACAACAAATGTCAATCCAAACAGCTGTGCGGAGAAAATAACTGTGCCTATCGTCATCATAAGCTCCTTCACAATTACTCATATAATCAAACGAATGCACCTAAATATGACATCGAAAAATCAGACTCATCAAAGAAGACTACTGTTGCCGAAACTCCGAATTCAAACCCCTTCACCAAGACACTTACAACTCCCTTTGatgattcaaacaaaaaaattaacaacacaGTTCCAATTCCCCTCGCTAATGCCagtcaagaaacaaaaaatttacaaatttcaacGGCTTCGAATTCCATCGCACAACCAACACCATCAACATCCATCGCGACCCAAACACCATCGAATTGTCACACTCACCAAAAAGAGAATGCAATTCTCTTCAGAGTATTGCCTGTAACCTTGTACGGAAAAGAGAGAAAGGTAGAAACATTTGCATTTCTTGACGATGGGTCGTCTACTTCGTTGTTGGAATCGCAGTTGGCTGATGATTTGCAATTGGAAGGGGAAAATTTACCGCTGCACTTAAAGTGGACATCAAATGTAGTACGAGAAGAAGCAAATTCAAGAAAGGTCGATTTGGATATTTCTGGCGCAGACATGCAGAATAAGTTTTCAATTCATGGTGTGCGCACAGTGGAAGATTTGGATTTGCCgcagcaaacaattaatgcaaaAGATTTATGTAAACGGTATGTACATCTAAAGGGTGTTCCACTTATGTCATTTGTTGATGCAAAACCTCGTATTTTAATAGGTTTAAAGCATTGGAATTTGGGAATACCGCTCCGAACTAAAGAAGGAAATACAAACGAACCTGTTGCCACCAAAACGCGGTTGGGTTGGGTGGCGTTTGGCCCATGTGACATAACTTCCGTCAAGAATCTTAGCCTTAATTTTCAATTGGATATTTGTCCATGCCGCACTGGTGATGACTTGTTTTTAAACGATTCTCTGAAAGATTACTTTGCAATGGAAAATGTGGGAACGAAAAAAGTTCTACTTATGTCGCCTGAAGAGGATAGAGCACAAAAAATACTCGACACTCATtcgaaaagaattaaaaataaattcgagGTTCCATTGCTTTGGAGAAatgataacttaaaattacctAAGAGTGAAACTTATGCATACAATCGTCTGTTGTGCTTAGAGCGTCGATTGGTAAGAGAGCcacatattaaaatattgataaataactTGATTGAAGATTATGTTATTAAAGGTTACGCTCGGAAGATCGACCCTAAATCTGAAGTAACAGGAAAAACGTGGTATTTACCAATTTTCCCTGTATTAAACCCGAACAAACCTAACAAAATTCGCATCGTTTGGGATGCGGCAGCAAAAATAAATGGGGTTTCACTCAATTCGGCTTTGTTGACTGGTCCTGACATAACATCCCCCTTGCTTGGAGTTTTGTTTCGTTTTAGAGAACGAAATGTGGGCCTGTGTGCGGAcataaaagaaatgtttcaccaGGTACAAATTAAGGCTGATGACCAGGAAGCACAACGATTCCTTTGGCGTAATGCTAAAACAAACGAAGTCGAAACATACATTCTTCAAGTCATGTCATTTGGCGCAACTTCTTCGCCGTTTTGTgcacaatatattaaaaatcgTAACGCACAAGAATTTAATCTACAATTTCCTGACGCTGCTAAGGCCATAATAAGAGATCACTATGTTGACGATTATATTGCTAGTTATGATAATGATGAAGAAGCAGCGAGAATCGCCAAGGATGTAATTCATGTACATAGCAAAGGTGgatttgaaataagaaattttagGTCAAATTCTTCAAGTTTATTGGACGAATTGAAGTGTCATTCAGCTGACAAGTGCTCCAGTGTGTCCTTGTCGAATGCTGAAAAGGTTTTGGGCCTATGGTGGTCCCCAACAAATGA
It encodes:
- the LOC129947527 gene encoding uncharacterized protein LOC129947527 — protein: MHRTPPPSKKISDLVAEISGMNFPSGSQTQPQNSPPVTLPPAVPPPAVPPPVGPLPTMPTPAVPSTAVSPPAVPLSAVPPSAVPPPIAPPPLASTILLSEQIPFAGQAADLQETLPSTVTAGHPMPRQSSGMNPMTSKAMSTASKASSRRRASLQLKRLEEERLLQERYLSKKYQILEDNLSEDEDDVEDDLNGNDNADGPPTSSKNVENWLKMQTKHGNVTFNADLPNNSTLNNNWLGLNVNQNHDNTLLNTNNVERQTFPQSTNNNNQIPQETLNDFQDNPTLTRRQLAARHSTPKDLPRFNGDPEDWALFISCFESSTRICGFSSEENLVRLRASLRGKALDAVRSRLSQPGQVDRIISTLQMMFGRPEIIINTLLSKLKQEPLPKADKLESILKYSLEVESICATMEVSGCSSHLNNPILLQELVERLPPTLRLNWSIYKQTLSIINISQFSSWLFEVGRAANDVIFSGISSPEQKSRQERSHLNIHNEVVTSKKCKICEKNCTSLAKCQTFLDYSLQQRWSIVKEKHLCRTCLRRHNNKCQSKQLCGENNCAYRHHKLLHNYSYNQTNAPKYDIEKSDSSKKTTVAETPNSNPFTKTLTTPFDDSNKKINNTVPIPLANASQETKNLQISTASNSIAQPTPSTSIATQTPSNCHTHQKENAILFRVLPVTLYGKERKVETFAFLDDGSSTSLLESQLADDLQLEGENLPLHLKWTSNVVREEANSRKVDLDISGADMQNKFSIHGVRTVEDLDLPQQTINAKDLCKRYVHLKGVPLMSFVDAKPRILIGLKHWNLGIPLRTKEGNTNEPVATKTRLGWVAFGPCDITSVKNLSLNFQLDICPCRTGDDLFLNDSLKDYFAMENVGTKKVLLMSPEEDRAQKILDTHSKRIKNKFEVPLLWRNDNLKLPKSETYAYNRLLCLERRLVREPHIKILINNLIEDYVIKGYARKIDPKSEVTGKTWYLPIFPVLNPNKPNKIRIVWDAAAKINGVSLNSALLTGPDITSPLLGVLFRFRERNVGLCADIKEMFHQVQIKADDQEAQRFLWRNAKTNEVETYILQVMSFGATSSPFCAQYIKNRNAQEFNLQFPDAAKAIIRDHYVDDYIASYDNDEEAARIAKDVIHVHSKGGFEIRNFRSNSSSLLDELKCHSADKCSSVSLSNAEKVLGLWWSPTNDEWFFIFNSDRMCSEVMSGKQKPTKREVLQFLMRIYDPLGLIANILVNVKILLQSISRSGVDWDEKIRNEHFVIWNKWLRLLPEINNIKIPRRYLTVLNFLDADSVELHIFCDASEEALASAAYIRVIHGEEIECRLIAAKTKVAPLRHISIPRMELEAAVLGSRLATTIIESHSIKFTRQIYWTDSKTVIYWLRSPSRKFQQFVSLRIGEILEKTHAEYWKWVPSKENVADEATKTRMNFDFSSQSPWYRGPDFLWLNENFWPKCELDSIKPDSEFVEHLHHSTKDVNQEWIINFHKFSNWRELLNAMSRVYLFIDWYFTRNPDLTLQQFIDDAERCLWRRAQRDVFSEEIILLDAVNIGDRVFLPKTSLLYKLSPYIDEHNVLRISGRIDAAVDVDFGTKRPVVLPKDHHITFLILDHYHRKFKHQYNETVVNEVRQRFYIPALRIMVKKVQRKCQECRNQRAEPVIPVMAELPSARLKTYTKPFSYVGIDYFGPMLVTVGRRVEKRWGVIFTCLTIRAIHVEVAHSLSTSSCIQALKRFVSRRGTPIQIYTDNGTNFRGASRELKAAVEQINGKKLVEGIGEGRVKWSFIPPAAPHMGGCWERLVRSVKQTLLQMKFTRNPSDELLNTMMAEVEGIINSRPLTYVPVSCEDDEALTPNHFLLGSSNGSKPLGECKDEGIILKQNWMMAEQLSNSFWRRWIREYLPTLTRRTKWFQHTKPISVDDIVIIIDENNAKNEWPKGRVLELNTSRDGKIRSVVIQTKSGVYVRPVSKLAVLDVADSTVSGKPDQLSILPGGNVENHGNTGAVEK